Genomic segment of Arthrobacter antioxidans:
TCCGGCGGCCCGGGAAGCATCCGATGCCGGGACGCCCGAGGCCCCCCGCGACCTCTCGTCGGTCTCCACCCGCCAGCTGCGCATCCTGTGCAACGAGCTCTACCGGGCACTGGACGCCGACTTCCCGGCCTACGGCGTGCTGGACGACTACGCGGCGGTCGTCGCGGCCCTCACCGATCGCGAGTCCCGCGCCGCCGAACGCGCGGAGGCGGAGCAGCTCCGTGAGAAGTTCCGCGACAATCCTGCGGCCTCGCGCTTCGAGCTGTTCCACGACGGCGTCCTGGTGGGCTATGTGAAGTACGACCTGCGGGCGGGCCGGCTGCGCCTGCTGCAGACCGTCGTCGGGTCCGCCCACCACCGGCAGGGCCTGGAGCCGGTCCTGGTGCGCAAGGCGCTCCTGAACGCCCACCGACGCCGCCTCGCGCCCGTCCCGTACTGCGCCCACGCGCAGGCCTTCCTGACCGAGAACCCCCACTTCCAGGCTCTCATCCCGGTCGACTGACCTCCCCCGAACGCGGAGAGGGCCCTGCAGCACTGCTGCAGGGCCCTCTTGTCGGTGCGGAGATCAGCCGGCGCTGACCGCGCGGATCGCGGCCTCGAGGACGTCGAGGCCGTCGTCGAGCAGCTCGTCGGTGATCACGAGCGGCGGCAGCAGGCGGATCACGTTGCCGTAGGTACCGCACGTGAGGATGATGACGCCCTCGCGAAGGCACCGGGCGGCGATCGCCTTCGTGGCCTCGGCATTGGGGGTCCTGCCTCCGGGTTCCACGAACTCGATGGCCAGCATGGCGCCGCGGCCGCGGAGCTCGCCCACGATGCTCCGCTCGCCCAGCTCCGTCTGCAGGGCGGCGATGCGCTCGGAGACCCGGGCCTCGATGCTGCGGGCGCGGCCGGCGAGGTCCTGGTCCTTCATGGTGCCGATCGCGGCCAGTGCGGCCGCGCAGGCCACGGGGTTGCCGCCGTAGGTGCCGCCGAGCCCGCCGGCGTGCACGGCGTCGAGCAGGTCCGCGCGCCCCGTGATGGCCGAGAGCGGCATGCCGCCGGCGATGCCCTTGGCCATGGTGATGATGTCGGGCACGACGCCCTCGTGGTTCACGGCGAACCACTCGCCGGTGCGGCAGAACCCGGACTGCACCTCGTCGGCGATGAACACGACGCCGTTGGCCTCGGCCCATTCCGCGAGCGCCGGGAGGAAGCCCTCGGCGGGCACGATGAAGCCACCCTCACCCTGGACGGGTTCGATGATGATCGCGGCGACGGACTGGGCGCCGATCTGCTTCTCGATCATGGTGATGGCGCGCTGCGCCGCCTCGGGGCCCGTGATGGACGGGTTCTCCTCACGGAACGGGTAGCTCATCGGGACGCGGTAGATCTCGGGTGCGAAGGGGCCGAAGTTCGCCTTGTACGGCATCGACTTGGCGGTCAGTGCCATGGTCAGATTGGTGCGGCCGTGGTAGGCGTGGTCGAACGCGACGACGGCATCCCGCCCCGTGGCCAGCCGCGCCACCTTGACCGCGTTCTCGACCGCCTCGGCGCCCGAGTTGAACAGGACCGTCCGCTTCTCGAAATCGCCCGGCGTCAGTTCGGCGAGCTGCTCCGCGACGGCGATGTAGCCCTCGTAGGGCGTGACCATGAAGCACGTGTGTGTGAAGTGCTGCACCTGCTCCTGGACCGCAGCGACCACGGCGGGGTCCGAGGCACCGACGCTCGTCACGGCTATGCCGGAACCGAGGTCGATGAAGGAGTTGCCGTCGACGTCCTGGATGATCCCGCCGTCGGCGTCCGCGGCGTACACGGGCACGCCCGAGGCGACGCCCTTGGCGACGACGGCGGAGCGGCGCGCGGCCAGCTCGGTGGACTTCGGGCCGGGGAAGTCGCCGGTGATGCGGCGCTTCTGCTCGAGCCGGAAGGTCGGCGCGACGGCACCGGGGGTGGTTGCGAAGGTGGTCATCAGGGGTTCCTATCCAGAAGGGGACTGTCAGACGTCCAGCACGCTCATGACGTGCTTGATGCGGGTGTAATCCTCCACGCCGTACATGGAGAGGTCCTTGCCGTAGCCGGAGTGCTTGAAGCCGCCGTGGGGCATCTCGGCGGTCAGCATGATGTGCGTGTTGATCCAGACCGCACCGAAGTCGAGGTCGCGGGACACACGCATCGCGGTGCCGTGGTTCGAGGTCCAGACACTGGAGGCCAGCGCGTAGTCCACGCCGTTGGCGAGGTCGACGGCCTCCTCCTCGGTGGCGAAGGACTGCACCGTCACGACGGGCCCGAACGTCTCCTGCTGCACCACGGCATCGTCCTGCCGGGCGCCGGTGACGATCGTCGGCTCGAAGAAGTAGCCCTTGTCCCCGGCACGCCTGCCGCCCGTCGCGATGCTGCAGTGGGCGGGCAGCGCGTCGATGACGGCGTTGACGGCGTTGAAGTGGTTGATGTTGTTCAGGGGCCCGAAGTAGTTCTCGGAGTCCTCCGAGCTGCCGGTCTTCAGGGTGGCCGTGTGCGCGACCATCGCGGCGACGAACTCGTCGTGCGCCTGCTCCTGCACGAGGACGCGGGTGATGGCGGTGCAGTCCTGGCCGGCGTTGAAGAACGCGAACTCGGCGATCGCCTCGGCGCTCTTCGTGAGGTCCGCGTCCGCGAAGACGACGGCGGGAGCCTTGCCGCCGAGTTCGAGATGGGCGCGCTTGAGGCCCTTCGCGGCGCTGGTCGCGACGGCGATGCCCGCCCGCACGGACCCGGTGATGGAGACCAGCCCGGGCACGGGGTGCTCGGTCATGGCGGCGCCGGTCTCACCGGTGCCGAGCACGACGTTCAGGACGCCGTCGGGCAGGATGCCCTGCGTGAGGCGCGCGAGGACGAGGGTCGATTCCGGCGTCGTGTCGCTCGGCTTCAGGACCACCGTGTTGCCCGCGGCGAGCGCGGGACCGATCTTCCAGACGGCCATGAGGAAGGGGTAGTTCCACGGCGCCACCTGGGCGACGACGCCGATGGGTTCGCGGCGCACGTAGGAGGTGTGGCCCTCCATGTACTCGCCCGCGGACTTGCCCTCCATGAGCCGCGCGGCTCCGGCGAAGAACCGCAGCTGGTCGGCACCGACGGCGACCTCCTCGGCGGCGATCATCGCGCGCACCTGTCCCGTGTTGCGGTGCTGCGCCTCGACGAGCTCGTCGCTCGCGGCCTCGACGGCGTCAGCGAGCTTCAGCAGCATGAGCTGTCGCTGGCTCGGCGTGGTCCGCTTCCAGGTGGTGAAGGCACGCGCTGCGGCGCGCATGGCGTCATCCACGTCCGCCGCGGTGGAGACGGGCGACTGCGCGACCACCTCGCCGTTGGTCGGATTGACGATGTCCAGGAGCTCGGTCCCGGCGGGCGTCACGAACGCTCCGTCGATGTAGTTCTGAAGGGTCTCAGCCACGCTGCAGTGCCTTTCACGAGGATGGAGTCCGCGGCGCGGGCGAGTGCCGCCGGCCACGGGGTATCGACACGACGGTACCGGGACGCCGCGGGGCGTGCCAGAGCTATCTGCACAGCGCCTGCCCCTTGCGAGCGTGCAAGGGCACAGTGCCACCTAAGCTGGATCCATGGCCATCACGCTCGCCGACCTGCTGTCCGATCCCGCCCTGGGCCTGGTCGTGGAGGGCCGTTCGGAGCCGCCGGCCCAGCCCATCCAGTGGGTCGCCGTGACCGAGCTCGAGGACCCGCGGCCGTTCCTCAACGGGGCCGAGGTGGTGCTCACCACGGGCGTGCGGCTGAAGACGGGCGCCGCCCAGCGGGCCTTCGTCCGGCGGGCGCACGACGCCGGGGCCCTGGCCATCGGGTTCGGCGTCGGACTCACCCACCGGAGGATCCCCGCGGCGCTGCTCGCCGAGGCGGACGCCGTGGGCCTCCCCGCCTTCCAAGTCCCGTACGAGGTCCCCTTCATCGCGATCGGCAAGAGGGTGGCGGACGCCCTCTCCGCCGATCACTACGCCGGGCTCGAAGACCTCCTCGAGGGCCACGCCGTCCTGGCCTCCGCACTGCTGGGCCCGGGAGGCCTCGCCGCGCTCCTCGGTGAGCTCGCCCGGATGCTCGGCACCGACGTCGCGCTGTTCCAGTACGGCGCGTGCATCGCCCGCGCCTCGGGCCGAACCGCCCGCAGTCCCGCCGGCCCGGTCGTCGCAGCCGCTCCCCGGGCCGACGCAGTGGAACCGGATCCGGATCCGGATCCGACGACGTGGCATCGGCTGCCGGTCGCCACCGGCCTCAAGGACCGCTGCACCCTCGCCATCGCCGAGCCCTACGGTCGGACCGCCGTCGTCGACTACGCGCAGAGCCTGATCTCGGTGGAGCTCACCAACCAGGCCAGGAACCGGACCGGTGCCCGCGCCGCGTCGGGCCAGTTGCTCGAGGACGTGGTGCGCGGCTCGCTCGGCGGCGCCGAGGCAGCGGCCCGGCTCGCCGGCTCCGGCATCGACACGACGCTCCGGCACAGCGTGCTGATCGTCGACGTCGCCTCCGGGCAGCGGCGCGCGCTGCGGACGCTCCCGCTGCCGGACGGCTGGAGCGGCGGCGCCACGGGGCTCGTCGACGAACGGCTCGTGCTCGTCCTTCCTGCCGGGGCCATGCCCGATCCCGCCGGGCTGGGCCGGTACCTGCACGGGGCCGGGCTGACGGCGCGCATCGGGGTCGGCGGCAGCTACGCCCAGCCGAGCGGCCTGCGATGGAGTTACTTCGAGGCACGCGAGGCGCTCCAGCGGGGGCAGCCACTCAACATCGCGGACCGCCTGAGCCTGACGTCCCTGCTGATGGCCAGTGCGGACGTGCCGCTCGCCGACCTCGCCGCGGAGACCCTCCGGCCACTCGAGGCCTTCGACAGCGCGCACGGCGCGGGACTGCTGACCACCCTGCAGCGCTACCTCGACCTCGACGGCTCCGCGGCCGCCGTCGCCGCGGACCTCGACCTGCATCGCAACACCATCCGCTACCGGCTCCAGCAGGTCGTGGCGCTCACGGGCTACGATCCGGCGGTCACCGCGGACCGCGTACACCTGTACCTGGCCCTGCGCGTCCGGGCGCTCGGCTGACGAGGTCCGCGCCTGCCACGGCACGACCCACCCGCGTGGGATAGTGGACGCACGCACACCGGTCTCACTGTTCTACGGGGGTATTCGTGTCTCTGCTTTCTACCGACGAGTTCGACCTTGAGGAGCTCGCCCGCCAGGCGGTCCTGCAGGACTACGGGCTCCCCTACGGCGAGGCCGGGGGCGTGCCGGTGGAGAAGCCCGACTACGCGACACCGCCGGAGCTGCTCAACCTCGTGAAGCTCGCGGTCCGCGTGAGCGGCATGGACCTCGGCGTCATCAACATCATCACCGCGGACCAGCAGCACCAGATCGCGGCCGTCGGGGTGGAGGCCGCCGTCTGTTCGCGCGACGACTCGATGTGCTCCAAGGTCTTCACCAGCGGGGCGATCACCGCCCTGGCGGACGCCTCCCTCGATCCGCGGTTCGCCGACAACCCCTTCGTCAACGGCGGCATCGCCCACGTGCGCTCCTACGCGTCGGTCCCGCTCGTGACCGAGCAGGGCGCCGCCCTCGGCTCCCTCTGCGTGTTCTCGCCGACCGTGCGGGCGATCGACGCGGAGCAGCGGGAAGGGCTCGAGATCCTGGCACGGCAGGTGGTGGAGGTCCTCGAACTGCAGTTCAAGACGCGTCAGCTCGTCGAGGCGCTCGAGGTGGTGCGGCGCAGCAACGAGGACCTGGCGGGGTTCGCCGCGCGGGTGAGCCACGATCTCAGGAATCCGCTGACGGCGATCCTCGGCTACACCGAGCTCAGCGAGCAGGACGACGACGTCGCGGCCGCCGGGTCGGCGGCGCGCTACTTCAGCATCATCCGGGGCAGTGCCAGCCGCATGCTGTCCACCGTGGAGGAGGTCCTCGAGTTCTCCCGCATCGGCGGGACGATCAGCCGCCGGACGGTGCGCCTGAACACGATGATGAACGCCGTCCTGCAGGACGTCCTGCCGCTCAGCAGCGCCTGCGACGCCCTCGTGACGGTGCAGGACGCGGAGCTGACCGTCGATCCGGCGCAGGTCACCGCGCTGCTGCAGAACCTGGTGGCCAACGCGATCAAGTACTCGACACCCGGGTGCCCCCCTCGCGTGGAGGTGATCGCGAGCGTCGGGGACACGCAGGTGCTGCGCGTCATCGACCACGGCAAGGGCATCGATCCGGCGGACCGGCAGCGGGTCCTGGAACCCCTCGTGCGGCTGCAGCGGGACGGCGATCCTACCGGGAGCGGGATCGGCCTGGCGACGTGCGCACGGATCGCGGCGGCGCACGGGGGGTCGATCAGCCTCACGGAGACGCCCGGCGGCGGCATCACGGCGACCGTGGATCTCGGGCCCGCCTGACACGGAGCCGTCCGGCCCGTCAGAGTCCCTGCGCCTGCAGTTCCTGGACCTGGTCCGCGTGGGCGATCGGGAGGCGGAACGCGAACGTGGACCCTTCGCCCGCGAAGCTCCGGCACGTGATGCTGCCGCCGTGGCGTTGGACGATCGCCTGGGAGATGGCGAGCCCGAGGCCCACCCCGGGGATCGCCGCGTTGCGGGCTCCCGCGGTGCGGAAGAACTTGGAGAAGACGCCCTTCTGCTCCTCCGCCGTCATGCCGCTGCCCTGGTCGCTCACGCTGCACTCCACCTCGGACCCGACCTCGCGGGCGCGGATGGTCACGCTTCCGCCGGCCGGCGAGTACTTGATCGCGTTCGAGAGCAGGTTGTCCAGCACCTGGCCGATCCGTGAGGCGTCACACAGCGCGACGAGCCCGGAGTCGGTGAGGTCCTCGAAACGCACCAGCGGGTTCGTGTTGCCCTGCCGGGCCGAGGCGACGCGGCGGCCGACGAGGTCGGAGAAGTCCGTGGGCACGGGTTTGATCTCGGGCGACCCCTCCGCGGTGGACAGCAGATCCACCACGAGCTTGTGCAGCCGTTCGGAGTTCCTGGACACCACCTCGAGGCCGGAGGCGACCTCCGGGTCGAGGTCCGGCGTCCCCAGCAGCAGTTCGAGGTATCCGCGGATCGCGGTCAGCGGGGTACGCAGTTCGTGTGAGACGGTCGCCACGAACTCGTCCTTCGCGTTCAGGGCGGTGACGAGCTCCGTGACGTCGTTGAACGTCACCACGGACCCCTCGCGCTCCCCGGCCTGGTTGGTCATCAGCCGGGACGAGGTCGAGAGCACCCGCTGGCCGGGCCGCTCGCCCCACCACAGGAGGTAGTCGGAGAACACATGGCCCTCCGCGGCGCGCCGTGTCGGCCGGCGGGTCACCGGAAGGGCCGTCTCGCCGTCCTGCTGGAAGATGCGCAGGGCGGCCTCGTCGGTGTCACGGGTCCCGCCGGCGAGCGCGCGGAACTGCTCGAGCTTGCGGTTCGCGAGGACCGTCCGGCCCGCCTCGTCGACGGCCGTCACACCGATGTCCACGCTGTTGACCACGGTGTCCAGCAGCCGTTCGCGGCGTGCGCTCTCCTCGAGCAGCAGCCGCAGGGCGCGGTCCTTCTCCTCGACCTCGGCCTGCTGCGCCATCATGCTCGCCGTCATCACGCGGATCGTCACGCCGATGGCGAGCATGATGAAGGGCAGGAGGAAGGACTGCGTCAGCGACTGCGAGGTGACCTCAATGTCCGTGACGAAGACCGGCACCCAGACGATGGCCAGGGAGGCGAGGAACCCGGCGGCGAGGAGCGCCCGCGGGTACAGCCCGGAGGCGGCGAGCCAGATGACGGGGAACACGGCGAGGAGGCCTACGCCGGTGATGACGGTGCCCGCCCCGTAGCGCATGAACCCGATGGGGATGAAGTCGAGCAGCGGGACGACCAGGAAGGTGGCGTACGGAAGCCGGTCCCACGGGACGAGGACGCACAGCGCGAACAGCGCGGCCTGCATCCAGAGCCCGATCATGAAGGACCGGCTGGCGAAGAGGTCCGGGTGGAAGAGCAGCCCGCCGACGAGGATCAGCAGGACCGTGAGCGACAGCGGCAGCTGGCTGAGGACCACGCGCGAGCGCAGCGTGAGGTCGTGGAACTGCCGCGTGTTGAGCGTCAGGTGGGAGAGGACTCTGTCCATCTGCTGGCCGTGCCCCCTGGTGGTCGTCGAGATCGTCCGTCGGAATGACGCGCGATTCACGGCCCGCCAGCGAAAGAATAGCGCGGCGGCCCCGTGATTCCGGGTGGCGAAAGTCGGTTGACCCCTCAAGATCGCATCAAGTTCGCCGCAACAATCCGGTGATTCGGGCGAAGCCGTGTGCCGCGTCCGGACGGCCGCGCTCCGTGGCGTTTAATGAGGACCATGACTGTCGCCCCGGAGATCCGCCGTGCCCTCGTTGTCGAGGACGACGTCGATATCCGGGGTTTGCTCGTCCAGATCCTGAAGCGCGAGGGCTTCGAGGTCACCGAGGCCTCGACCGCGCGCGAGGGGCTCCGCCTGGCACGCGCGGGCGCCGACCTCATCACCCTGGACCTCAACCTCCCCGACGGCGACGGCGTGGAGGTCTGCCGCGAGGTCCGCACCTTCTCCGACGCCTACATCCTCATGATCACGGCCCGCACCGACGAGATCGAACGCCTCACGGGCCTCGAGACGGGCGCTGACGAATACATCAGCAAGCCCTTCAGCCCCCGGGAGCTGGTGGCGCGCATCAACTCGCTGTTCCGCCGCCAGAGCCAGCAGTCCGCCGTCGACGTCGCGAATGCGGACGAGCGGCAGCGCGCCGCGGAGGTGCAGCAGAACCTGCTCCCCCGCGACCGGCTCACCCTCGACGGCTTCGAACTGGCCGGACGCTTCAGGCCGTCGAGGAGCGTCGGCGGCGACTTCTACGACTGGTACCCGACGCCGGAAGGCCTGCACTTCACCGTCGCCGATGCCATGGGCAAGGGCATGGGCGCCGCGCTGGTCGCGGCGACCGTCCGCGCGATCATGCGCTCCGTCGCGTCCCAGCCGAGCCTCGAGGCGGCGTTCGCCACGGCGGCGCGGGCCACGGAGGCAGACCTCGACCACACGAGTTCCTTCGTCACGCTGTTCCACGGCCGCCTCGATGCAGCCACCGGCGTCGTCGGCTATGTGGACGCCGGGCACGGCCTCGCGCTGCACATCGCGGCGGACGGCACGGTGACCCGCCTCCCCTCCGCGGGCCCGCCCGTGGGCGCCTGGCCGGACCAGGCCTG
This window contains:
- a CDS encoding GNAT family N-acetyltransferase gives rise to the protein MSVAPLPPTSGPADRPAPDTWADVLDFPDPAAREASDAGTPEAPRDLSSVSTRQLRILCNELYRALDADFPAYGVLDDYAAVVAALTDRESRAAERAEAEQLREKFRDNPAASRFELFHDGVLVGYVKYDLRAGRLRLLQTVVGSAHHRQGLEPVLVRKALLNAHRRRLAPVPYCAHAQAFLTENPHFQALIPVD
- the gabT gene encoding 4-aminobutyrate--2-oxoglutarate transaminase; this encodes MTTFATTPGAVAPTFRLEQKRRITGDFPGPKSTELAARRSAVVAKGVASGVPVYAADADGGIIQDVDGNSFIDLGSGIAVTSVGASDPAVVAAVQEQVQHFTHTCFMVTPYEGYIAVAEQLAELTPGDFEKRTVLFNSGAEAVENAVKVARLATGRDAVVAFDHAYHGRTNLTMALTAKSMPYKANFGPFAPEIYRVPMSYPFREENPSITGPEAAQRAITMIEKQIGAQSVAAIIIEPVQGEGGFIVPAEGFLPALAEWAEANGVVFIADEVQSGFCRTGEWFAVNHEGVVPDIITMAKGIAGGMPLSAITGRADLLDAVHAGGLGGTYGGNPVACAAALAAIGTMKDQDLAGRARSIEARVSERIAALQTELGERSIVGELRGRGAMLAIEFVEPGGRTPNAEATKAIAARCLREGVIILTCGTYGNVIRLLPPLVITDELLDDGLDVLEAAIRAVSAG
- a CDS encoding gamma-aminobutyraldehyde dehydrogenase — its product is MAETLQNYIDGAFVTPAGTELLDIVNPTNGEVVAQSPVSTAADVDDAMRAAARAFTTWKRTTPSQRQLMLLKLADAVEAASDELVEAQHRNTGQVRAMIAAEEVAVGADQLRFFAGAARLMEGKSAGEYMEGHTSYVRREPIGVVAQVAPWNYPFLMAVWKIGPALAAGNTVVLKPSDTTPESTLVLARLTQGILPDGVLNVVLGTGETGAAMTEHPVPGLVSITGSVRAGIAVATSAAKGLKRAHLELGGKAPAVVFADADLTKSAEAIAEFAFFNAGQDCTAITRVLVQEQAHDEFVAAMVAHTATLKTGSSEDSENYFGPLNNINHFNAVNAVIDALPAHCSIATGGRRAGDKGYFFEPTIVTGARQDDAVVQQETFGPVVTVQSFATEEEAVDLANGVDYALASSVWTSNHGTAMRVSRDLDFGAVWINTHIMLTAEMPHGGFKHSGYGKDLSMYGVEDYTRIKHVMSVLDV
- a CDS encoding PucR family transcriptional regulator, which gives rise to MAITLADLLSDPALGLVVEGRSEPPAQPIQWVAVTELEDPRPFLNGAEVVLTTGVRLKTGAAQRAFVRRAHDAGALAIGFGVGLTHRRIPAALLAEADAVGLPAFQVPYEVPFIAIGKRVADALSADHYAGLEDLLEGHAVLASALLGPGGLAALLGELARMLGTDVALFQYGACIARASGRTARSPAGPVVAAAPRADAVEPDPDPDPTTWHRLPVATGLKDRCTLAIAEPYGRTAVVDYAQSLISVELTNQARNRTGARAASGQLLEDVVRGSLGGAEAAARLAGSGIDTTLRHSVLIVDVASGQRRALRTLPLPDGWSGGATGLVDERLVLVLPAGAMPDPAGLGRYLHGAGLTARIGVGGSYAQPSGLRWSYFEAREALQRGQPLNIADRLSLTSLLMASADVPLADLAAETLRPLEAFDSAHGAGLLTTLQRYLDLDGSAAAVAADLDLHRNTIRYRLQQVVALTGYDPAVTADRVHLYLALRVRALG
- a CDS encoding sensor histidine kinase gives rise to the protein MSLLSTDEFDLEELARQAVLQDYGLPYGEAGGVPVEKPDYATPPELLNLVKLAVRVSGMDLGVINIITADQQHQIAAVGVEAAVCSRDDSMCSKVFTSGAITALADASLDPRFADNPFVNGGIAHVRSYASVPLVTEQGAALGSLCVFSPTVRAIDAEQREGLEILARQVVEVLELQFKTRQLVEALEVVRRSNEDLAGFAARVSHDLRNPLTAILGYTELSEQDDDVAAAGSAARYFSIIRGSASRMLSTVEEVLEFSRIGGTISRRTVRLNTMMNAVLQDVLPLSSACDALVTVQDAELTVDPAQVTALLQNLVANAIKYSTPGCPPRVEVIASVGDTQVLRVIDHGKGIDPADRQRVLEPLVRLQRDGDPTGSGIGLATCARIAAAHGGSISLTETPGGGITATVDLGPA
- a CDS encoding sensor histidine kinase is translated as MDRVLSHLTLNTRQFHDLTLRSRVVLSQLPLSLTVLLILVGGLLFHPDLFASRSFMIGLWMQAALFALCVLVPWDRLPYATFLVVPLLDFIPIGFMRYGAGTVITGVGLLAVFPVIWLAASGLYPRALLAAGFLASLAIVWVPVFVTDIEVTSQSLTQSFLLPFIMLAIGVTIRVMTASMMAQQAEVEEKDRALRLLLEESARRERLLDTVVNSVDIGVTAVDEAGRTVLANRKLEQFRALAGGTRDTDEAALRIFQQDGETALPVTRRPTRRAAEGHVFSDYLLWWGERPGQRVLSTSSRLMTNQAGEREGSVVTFNDVTELVTALNAKDEFVATVSHELRTPLTAIRGYLELLLGTPDLDPEVASGLEVVSRNSERLHKLVVDLLSTAEGSPEIKPVPTDFSDLVGRRVASARQGNTNPLVRFEDLTDSGLVALCDASRIGQVLDNLLSNAIKYSPAGGSVTIRAREVGSEVECSVSDQGSGMTAEEQKGVFSKFFRTAGARNAAIPGVGLGLAISQAIVQRHGGSITCRSFAGEGSTFAFRLPIAHADQVQELQAQGL
- a CDS encoding PP2C family protein-serine/threonine phosphatase, whose translation is MTVAPEIRRALVVEDDVDIRGLLVQILKREGFEVTEASTAREGLRLARAGADLITLDLNLPDGDGVEVCREVRTFSDAYILMITARTDEIERLTGLETGADEYISKPFSPRELVARINSLFRRQSQQSAVDVANADERQRAAEVQQNLLPRDRLTLDGFELAGRFRPSRSVGGDFYDWYPTPEGLHFTVADAMGKGMGAALVAATVRAIMRSVASQPSLEAAFATAARATEADLDHTSSFVTLFHGRLDAATGVVGYVDAGHGLALHIAADGTVTRLPSAGPPVGAWPDQAWPAASLRLEPGDVLAIVSDGLLDIYETVDQFTEAVAGVVSGAATAEEACAVLLDLADVPEVADDVTVVILRHSRG